One window of the Alphaproteobacteria bacterium genome contains the following:
- a CDS encoding FAD-dependent oxidoreductase, translating to MSKTWDLIVCGAGTTGMPAAIFAAKRGAKVLVLESAPEVGGTLHVAMGQISAAGTRIQAAKGIEDSADRHYDDIVDITEGRTTKPFARLAADHSADTLHWLMDLGWEPLPEHPVKLGHRPYSVARTYWGAEFGVSLLKAIQPVFLAAVERGDIDLRTATEVVDLVTDGQGRVTGVSGRGADGATETFTGKKVLLATGGFGAGHDFFKEVSGYPLHTWAYPYCQGGGARLALKAGAEMWHRDYFIPRWAGVSTPESGDRVDRISDTSSRRPAWEIYVTGEGKRFVPEDVEEPLAREQALLKVPDLSFWVLYDETIRREAPPFFDTVAPEKIAAWMGHHPSFVTADTLADLAAKAGIDSANLAATVAAYNDAVDSGKDAFGRKHLPRRIETAPFYAVKHHGAAATTIPGVSVNERFEVVRGDGSVIENLYAAGEILGMGLHSANTFVGGLGLMPALTYGRLLGQRWLQWDGVAEAAE from the coding sequence GTGAGCAAAACCTGGGATTTGATCGTATGCGGAGCAGGGACGACCGGGATGCCCGCCGCCATCTTTGCTGCCAAACGTGGTGCCAAAGTGTTGGTGTTGGAGAGCGCGCCGGAAGTCGGCGGTACGCTCCACGTCGCGATGGGACAGATCAGCGCGGCGGGAACCCGCATCCAAGCGGCCAAGGGCATCGAGGACTCGGCCGATCGTCACTATGACGACATCGTCGATATCACCGAGGGCCGTACCACCAAACCGTTCGCGCGCCTCGCCGCCGATCACTCCGCCGATACGCTGCACTGGCTCATGGACCTCGGCTGGGAACCGCTACCGGAACATCCGGTCAAGCTCGGCCACCGGCCTTACTCGGTCGCGCGCACCTATTGGGGGGCGGAGTTCGGCGTCTCGCTGTTGAAAGCGATCCAGCCCGTCTTCCTCGCGGCCGTCGAGCGCGGCGACATCGACCTGCGCACCGCCACCGAGGTCGTCGACCTCGTCACGGACGGGCAAGGCCGGGTCACCGGGGTAAGCGGACGCGGCGCCGACGGGGCCACCGAAACCTTTACTGGCAAGAAGGTGTTGCTAGCGACCGGTGGGTTCGGCGCGGGCCACGACTTCTTTAAAGAAGTCAGCGGCTATCCCCTCCACACCTGGGCCTACCCCTATTGCCAGGGCGGCGGTGCTCGTTTGGCGTTGAAGGCGGGCGCCGAGATGTGGCATCGGGACTACTTCATCCCGCGGTGGGCAGGCGTCTCCACCCCCGAATCGGGCGACCGCGTCGATCGCATTTCCGACACCTCCAGCCGCCGGCCGGCTTGGGAAATTTATGTCACCGGCGAAGGCAAACGGTTCGTGCCCGAGGATGTCGAGGAACCTCTGGCGCGCGAACAAGCGCTCCTCAAGGTCCCCGATCTCTCGTTCTGGGTCCTCTACGACGAGACCATCCGGCGCGAGGCACCGCCGTTCTTCGATACCGTCGCGCCGGAAAAGATCGCGGCGTGGATGGGTCATCACCCGTCCTTCGTAACCGCCGATACCCTCGCCGACCTTGCGGCCAAAGCCGGAATCGACTCGGCCAATCTCGCCGCGACCGTGGCGGCCTATAATGACGCCGTCGATTCCGGAAAGGACGCTTTTGGCCGTAAGCACCTGCCGCGCCGTATCGAAACGGCGCCGTTCTATGCCGTCAAACACCACGGTGCCGCGGCGACGACCATTCCCGGCGTTTCGGTCAACGAGCGCTTCGAGGTCGTACGGGGCGACGGATCGGTGATCGAGAATCTCTACGCTGCGGGCGAAATCCTCGGCATGGGATTGCACTCGGCCAACACCTTTGTTGGCGGCCTTGGGCTGATGCCTGCCCTAACCTATGGGCGTCTCCTGGGCCAACGCTGGTTGCAATGGGACGGTGTCGCCGAAGCTGCCGAATAG